The Bombus pascuorum chromosome 11, iyBomPasc1.1, whole genome shotgun sequence genome includes the window AAAGATTATTGACAGAAGGAGTAAAGGTAGGCTTGCAGCATTAGGCAAggataaaggaaaatatacaGAAGACTCAACTGCAGCCATGGAAACTTCCTAAATTTAAGTCAGTTTCATttataaagttaaataaaaacattaatattagAATCTGTGTGTAATACTCCTTTTACTCATTTAATGCTCTTAGTCGTACACTAAAAggtattttagaatttaaataccttatttatatttataccatAAAATACAAGTATGAAAGTAAATGCTTGGTAAAAAATAAAGGTgcacatatttataaaattcttgttacatttatatatataaaaacaatcaTGTATTGCTATTGTCTGATATTTATACATTCTAGAAACTACATGTCGCAATATAAATTCTGTCCTTTCTAAAATACTACttcaatatataaattccttaattaatctaaaaattacagaaactCCTAATTTCCTAcatgtacaatatttatataaaatattttattcatcaaTATTTAAACACCTTTTTTTGAGTGATAGATTTTGCTTTGTTTGGAAGTGTCTCTTTCTTGAGATCATCTCATCTTTGATTTCATCAGAAGAATCAATATTGTGATTAGAACAATGATCTGAGAATTTTGCATGCGAgttttttgtaactttttcTCGTACTACGATTCTTGCTGTTGGTTTAATGTTTActgaaaagagaagagaaccaattaataaaagaagcatatttttttaataatattgatttaagtatttatcaatttacttATTACATACCTATTTTGTAAggtttttttcgttttctagTACCAAGAAAACAAGATacattatctatatttttatattcaactCTGTACTTTTGTTTTCCAAGTTTCAATGTTTTTTCTGTGAAAGCTATTTTACTCTGCAGTAACTGATTTTCAAGTAGCtagatataacaaaatataattttttcaataatatagtACATATTGGATTGGGCAATTATATCATGACATATCATACCTTAGATGGAATGTCTATAATAAAGACTTCATCATCTTCTTCTACATCTCTGAGCGTAAAGGAAGGCTTTGTTGTTTCAACcaataaattttccttttctataaATTCCTGTAACTTTAAGAGGgcaaagaataagaaaaaattaacaaaatatagagGTGTAatataagagaaaatagaaaaaataaaattcttatttgtaCATTGTATGGTCTACTTGTTGATTCCTTTTTCTCACACTGCatcatattttcaatttttaggtCCTTTTCACTTGATGCTTTCGTATGATTTTCTTTGTCAAAATTATGACttattgtacaatttaaaTCTGATTTATGTTGAACAGATTTATTACTagcaaataataattgtttagtATCTGGAGATGAATCTTCATTGGTGTTTGAacattgtttcaaaatattatcttcATCATCCAAGCAATAGTTAGTCTGTTCTGAAAAGTctgttttttgtatttttttatgaagctggattgaaatttcatggttAGGATGtacgttattattttcattacctAATATATCAGAAAATTCTGAGGAACGTTTGAATAACTTGTCTCTCATATTTTCAACATTGTAATTTCTATCATCATTCTCACTGGTACTAGAGTCACTGTCAACTAAATTTAATCTCCTTAATtgttgatatcgtttttcagtTATTGGAGAAGTACTGTCTTTCATTATCAACTTCATTTCCTTTACCTCAGGTTTTTCATCACAAAAATCATTTATGCTTAATTCTTCTGATTCAATATTTTCACTAACCACAGATATATCAcacattattttatactttttattaacaaCTTCTGTATGAGTAACTTTGGGTTGCAATTTATCTGTTTGTATCTTTTGTTTGCTTTTTACCTGATTTGtatctatattttcatttgcaagtaatattatatctttagaAGTATTAGATTTCGAGTTATCATCATCGTCTATTAAGTTATTTTTAGAGTTTACTATGGAAGAAGTATTTGatgtatcttcttcttcttctgtttgagttctatttttaaatttcttataatactTTTTTCCACGTTCTAAAATTTCTTCCTCCGTATCTTCATCGATACCTGAGTCTTTTAGTTGGTATGTGTTACCAATAACTGAGGGCATGTTCATAAATGTTTCTGTAATGTTTAGGTCTCTTTCTACCTGACTAGGACAATTTTGATCCACAGACATATTTTCACAATTAGTATcacaaatttcattaacattatataatgaaaatgacAACCTTTTCTGTGTTCTTATGTTAGAACTTTCAAgcattttataacaataatttttatctgatTGAAATTCTTTACTGATATTATTCACTGTAGGATCTGATTGTtctaatttatcattattatttgttacCTTTTGTACTGTAGTTGCATGGCATGTTATTTCAGTTGAATCTGAAGCTGTGTCACATACATCTTCAACAGTAGCagtatttatttcatctttcaCTGACACTTGATTTTCTAAAtcaacattttctttaacacaatctataaaatatttatgaggTGTGTTTGTCTTACTTTGTATATTACTTTGAACATTATCAGTCATTACAGAAAAAGCTTCTTCAGTATCATCATTATCacatgtaaatttatttgcatttatccCTTTTTTCAAAGAATGAGTTTTTTGAGATTTTCTTTTAACCTTTCGCCATCCTAAATTTATAGGTGACATACTTCTAGGTCTTTTTATGACtgtttttttagattttacaTCAGATATAAAATCATCTTCATTAGTCTCAGATTCTATTTCATAAGgatatcttttattcttttttaacgtctcttttacataatttgataaaGATACATcagatttgtataaaatactataatcatCTTCAGTGAAAGTGTCATTGCAATCTGTTTCACTGTCATCTGACATATTTCGAAGAACTGAAGTCTTCATTTGAATATATTGGCTATATGTCTTTATGCTTTGATACTGTTTAATTGCAGCATTCATAGCTTTATTTCTGCGACGTAATCTTCTACATGGTACCagtttatgtaataaagaGAAATCTATCATTCTGTTTGCAACTGTATTTGGTACTATATTCCATGTAATTTCGTCAGATTCCATAGTGTAGCTTTTCACTAACCTAATATCTGTAACATTAGAAAACactttttatagaatattaattacatttaaagaTAATCGATATCTCAAATTAATAGGTATAGAAAAATGATTACTTGAATTACAGTTTACAATAATACAGCCTAAAAAATGTATCACTTCACAAATAAAGCTGACACGCAAGTACAACCCAATGAAATGAATTAGATTTTAGAGGTTAGGAAACTTTATGCACATGtaacatgtatatatgtatacatacaatttAAAACTCCATGTTacctttttaacattttttttagtgaattcataCTATtcctttatatataatatttaattaaaaacagttTTCTAGCCTTTCAAAAACTATACGTAAAACACATTTTCAATCGTTGCGATAAAAGtgatcaaaaatatatttatacatcagtcaatcgtaaaattaaataaaaaggtagacaaatttagaatataattattaaaattaatatgagCTTTCATAAAACATCTAGAATTTAgcgaaatacattttttaactgATATCAatcacaatttattttatatacgtttttcaaaaatacaaGGTGACTCCGTAATTTATGGCGCATTTGGGACCAAGGAGATTCTATGGctcaaaataaaacgaatataaaaagtaaaattacgtTAGAAACCTCTTTTCGAAtcaagtttaaaaatttgcgAAGTATACCTACATTTGCTTAATTCATGGCTAGACAGAAGTAGATAATCGATAAGAGGTTATTCCACGTGCGAAATTAAGTCGAGAAtgtagaatacaattttttgatCCTCTGAAGCctcattttcgagaaaatcgaatttgaaaatttgtctaGTACGCGTGTACTCggttaattttttactattacatacattCACGTATACATGAATGAGTATGAAAATTGAATGGATCACACATGACGAAATGGaattgaatttaaagaaaaaaatgaataataaagaaagttCATTTTACTTTGCATaacagttttttatttttattatcggcatataaaagtggaaagaaaacgctatcaaaattatttgggAGGCTTACAGGGTTTTAACACCAATAGAATTTTTGTTCTACGAAAATAGGATTCCatacgaagaaagaaagtgtTTCGTTATGAAATTTCTAGTAGAATGTGCATTTGTATACCGGAAGTGTATGGATCGATGAATATAGGTACAAACAATGatgtaaatgaaagaaaagtgGAGGGAGTGAAAGGAtagaagtaaaagaaaaaaaataatgagaTTGCCAAAACATTTTATAGTTATTCGTGTGTTCAGATGTATGAGATAAATACTAGTACATATTTCAATGGTAATAACAAAGATAGGATGTTATATACAcaagtaaaaaaattttgaaaaattctgttttaaaGTTTAGTGATGCAGTAAGTAATAGAGTGTGAGAGAAAGAGGTGCAAAAGCGCAGAAAGAACGCCGTCACGAACCGCAAGCGTAAACGGTCGAAAACCGATTTCAAATAGAAATTGATTATAGATCCTCTATAGATGATTAGTTAGAGTCGATCGAgtgatagaataaaaaaatcattcaactttcatattttcacttattctttaaaagaattaaaagaaactgaTGGAATTCAGGGAAAGATGATTCGGGAGTTTTTTTGGATCGTGAAAGTGTTAGGTGAACGATAGTCTTTGATTGACAAATTAGaaagataaattgaaatttgtatgaattgatgaaaagaaaatctaAGAATGCAccaaaacagaaaaaagaaaaagcgagTGAATTACGGTGTAAGGGCAGTCGAGGTATTGCGTGGAATGAAGGGATTTGGCTTTACGATCTCGGGACAACAACCTTGCATATTGAGCTGTATCGTTCCAGGAAGTCCAGCGGATATCGCTGGATTACGAGCCGGCGATTATTTAGTATCTGTTAATGGCCACAATGTTAGCAAACTGCCCCATGACGATGTTGTGCAATTAATTGGTCGTTCAAAGGGTATTTTAAAGTTGCAAATAGCTGAAAATTATTACTCTGATTCCTCTGACGAAGAAGGTGTAACAGCAGTACGTTGCAAGCccaaatatattcataaaccTCGTGCAAGTAATATGGGAGCACTACAATTACAATGTAGAGTTGCAAAAGTTGTGCGAGATTTACAAAGTGGTGCTATGTTTGATGTAGCAGGAAAAACACCACCTGAATTGCAAAGCCATGGAACTTACTGTAATTTACATTATCATTGGGATATGTCTAGTCCTcttccaccaccaccaccgccaGCATCTCATAAAAGAGATTCTGAGAAAATAGTGCATAGAACAGTTGTTGGTTACCTCGGAACTATAGACATTCCAAATCAATTGCATCCATCTTGTATGATGCAGGTAATTTTGATAACACTATCATTAATATCTCTTAATTCTGTGTAAACACTAAGTTATCCTTGAATCTGATCTAATATGATttcattaattcatatttatttttctaggTATTGAGAAAATGCATCAAACGGTTGAAAGCTGAGAAAAGAAATCCAACCACAGTATTGTTAACAATACATGTAGCAAATATAAAACTCACCAATTCAGAAAATCGTGTTATAGCAGAATATCCATcctatagaataatattttgtaattcctTTTCTGAACAagataaacaatattttggGATATTAACTAAATCTgttaaagataaagaaaatattgtttccaATTCCTGCCATGTTTTTACaatatactataaattaattgatcATATAGTACATTCTAGTGTGTGCAATATATTTGGTTTTACATGCACCAAAACTTCTGAACTAAATGTATGTCAGGAATTTCCAGACAGTTGCAATGGTCTGATTGGTGCTATACAAACTTTGTACATATCAGATTCAACAGCTACTGACACAAATCCATATAATGAGATGAGGAGACATCAAGAAACTGCTTCTCCGCAACCAAGCAATATAAGTACATCAACAGCTCATTCGAGTAATAGTGATTCTGGAATTGGCTATAAGGATGATTGTACAAGTCGatcagataaaaatattgtacaaaatattcctCGAAGAAGATGTCCAACTTTGGAATATAGGGTATGTTGATTAAAATGCTCATAGCAGTTAACTCAGTTAATATTAAATGGATTGTGGGATTTAGATTGTAATAACactattctataatatttgttacttagttagtaaatatatattcaaatgtATGTAGtcctttttttgttatttaaaatataaagtttttcATGGATACACCTGTTACATTTTGTCATTCTATCTATCTGagttctaaaaaaattttaatgattgTAATATGGGTATTATTCAATCCATTAtggttataaaaaaaatacttaaaatatatGGTAGAGtttgaactatttttataactaTTCTAAATTGAACAGTTTTCATtttacttaataaataaagatctGCTTCTAATTAACATGATATGTGTTTAGGATGCGTGTGAATATTCGTCGAGATCGTACGGTAACGAAGCTGTAGATTTGAGGCTAACGGTACGAGCTGTATCGAAAACATGTTGgaacgaaacaaataaattgtgcaAAGATAGTCTGGAATTGCCTCGTGAAAATGTGATGTTTAATGATTTTTGCAATGGCATAAGTACGTGTTCGGAAGCGATAGAAAATTCCGACATGAATTCCGACATGAATTCCGATATACAAAAGGGGACGAAGAGGGGGGACTTGCCCACCTGTCCATTGCCATCTGCTTCAACAGTTAAGCAGGGGTTGCTTAGTTCGTCCGTTGGCTCTCTTGTGTCCGTTTGCACCACCGCAATGCTGCACGGTTTAAAAGATCCTGTTGAGACGCCCGGTGATGCCGCGATTAATTCGCAATCACAATTGTTGGGACTTACGAGACTAGCAGAATCAAAAGAAATCGACGTACCAGACAAGTTTAGCCCGAAAGTTTTTTCTGGTATTTCCAAATCTTTAGTGCATAGTTTTGAAGACCTTAATACAAGCATGGATTACGTTCGACCACTGTGCCAAACTTATTCAGATAAATCGGATAATTCACGTCCTTGGGGAAGCTtgcaagaaattagaaacgtTGGGAGCTGTGCGCAGAATATCTGTCTGGtaagatttatatttgttatttccaATACTTACTTTTGGTAACGCGGTCTACAATGTGGGGGATTCGGGATCAGATCGTGTTTGGGGCCCTGTTTGGGGTTTTCAAAAAATCTAAGAAAGTTAATGGATacttattataacatttctattataatatcCAATAAGTtttaaaatggaatatttatcTCAAATATCGGGTCCGATATTGTTCTCATTGGGGGCATAAACGTCTCACGTTATACACGAAAGATTAATTGGTTCTTAAATGAGTTATCAATTTACAATTTGAGATTATTGCAATAAATGgaatacaaatgaaaaaggagagagaaatttaaatatttgcattaaatgaaagaataatGCCTGAAATTGCAAAtagggaaaaagaaatatgagaACAGAGGGGAAGCACGAGTAAATGAGTGAGTTCTATGAATAAGTGAGCGAGATAATACACGAGTATGAGAGTATGTGTGAGCGAGTGAGCgagcgaaagaagaagaaaaaaagaaagaatggtGGGAATTAGAGTATCATATTTCGGTTCGatagttttacaatttttggataaaataagaaaaataattttacgaaagaaaTCGAATAAGTAAATAGAAGtagcaaagaaatatttagtatgAATAAATGAAGGTACCGACGGATAAACCGACCGACCGACTGAGCTTGAAACTTGGAAaggagagggaaagagaaagagaaggaaatgaAGTACGAGCGAATATACCCGTAGCGGTAGTGCACATGAGAGTGACATATTACACACAAAATGAACGTGACGCTGTCGTGCAATAGTTACAATGTTGATTAGTATAGAATCATggttgaattaattatttagaaaaattgattGAATAATCGTTCATGTAAATTATCGGTTCGATTGTAAGAAATCGATCGGTCGATCGTGTCGGTTCTGTCGGTGTACGTCGTGTTCGGCTGACCATTGGATTGAACAGACACCGTGTGTGGAATCATAATTGTCAACGGGTGCATCGCTGCAGTTGGGCGGAGCCCTTATTATTACGAGCATACCGCGATCTTGTTTTGATAGTTAATaccaaagaaaattatttcctggactgtattatgtttatataagtatttttatatttccttcgATAAATGGGATCGTTACGCGTGTACACGAAGGAATACGATCTTCGATCACGACATGGATACCGTGGTGAAATCGGTATGTACGACACGGTCaatattttatggaattaCTAGGAGATCATCTAATGGATTCTAGTTCgacgttctttattttttcaaagttaaTCAGTTGTTTACATTAAAGAAGTGACAAAGTGAAATCGAAGAGCATTCTCgctattgttattttataaatcagaacagaaaatgaaattttaatgatttgATCTATGATCAATAGTCGACAACGTCAAATCGATATATTACGTcgatacgttatactgttacaCCGATACGTATTGTTATCgttctaataattaaaattaattatgatttCGCGCCCTCTTCaatctttttacaattatattttccttaatTCTATTTCAATCATTTGTGATTATGATGTACTTGTTCAAATCTTATCAATGattgatatatattaaataagtgACTCAGATATTTATGGTTGCATATTTTTGTTGTCGGGAATGTTACGAAACAGGGAGGAAATAGATTTATTAAGAATTAGttattattacgtacaattataagtatttttcgtttttacgtTAGCTTTTCTTGTTtagtatattttgttacataGAAGTATACAAACAtaagatataattattctctctctttttacttttgaattcataattataaatatttaacattcttAAAACGACTTATATACAGTTGCTTAATTATAGCTGTAGTACAATGGATTAGATTGACTATTATACGAATTCGAGTTAATGTATAAAAGACCATGAAGTTCTATTGGCaagtaaattaaatgttatataataacaattattaaagaCCGTATAGAGTTAATGATTATATCTATTTCATAccttttttttgttccttgatttattcttataatatttgtaatatttgttatatttgcaatacttgtatataataatcgtaatattCGTAACGTTCGTATAAGGCTGAAGGCGCACGCGCTTGGTCGTTTCCCCTATGACTCGTTTAATCCCATTTAACGACgttatcaataaaatataattttttttaatgcttCTTTCACACAGCACGGTAGTACACAATTATGCGATAAGAATACCGATTGTAAAAACATACATGCATGGGCCAAtggttttgaaaaattactaGAAGATCCAAAAGGTTTACAAACATTCGCggtaagaataaaattttattttcactaaataaataaacattgcgtatttttctaataccttttttcttttcataatttaggaatttctaaaaaaagaatttagcCATGAAAATATCTACTTTTGGGCTGCTTGTGAGAGATACAAAGATACTAAAGATGTTACTACAAGACGTAAGTTGGCAAATCAAATTTACCAACGTCATTTGTCCACTACAGCAGCTGAACCTGTAAATGTTGATAGCCATGCAACTGGCCAAATAACGCAAGAACTTCTTAGTGAAGCACCTGCTGACCTTTTCTTACAGGTGTTCATGacatgtttttttatttttctgttcaATTCTACAACTGTGTTTATTACcattattaacattatattaGTTGTTctttattaatagaaatcgttagtttgtattttattttcaggcTCAAAAACAGGTTTTTAATCTAATGAAGTTTGATAGTTATCCGAGATTTTTAAGATCTGATTTATATCGTCGTTGTGTAGAAACAGGAAATTCCATAACTGGAGTAGAAGATTGTGATTTAAATCTTACCAGTTCTCCTAGTGTAAAGCTAAAGAAGAGTCACTCAGATGCAGAAGATCGATGTAGAAAATCTATTCTTCCATGGAATAGAAAAAACAGGTACTgataataaatagtatttaataaatattaattgaaaacaaGTGTTATCAGTGTATATTCGTCAtagtaatgtctttttagatCTAAATCAAAAGATCGTGGGGAATCTGAATATAATAAAGGCCCTAATAGAAATGAGACCATATATAAGAGCTTTACAACTATGAAAAGAGAAGCAGAAGGTAATAACAACGACGACAGTATTTCTATATCTAGCAGCAGGTCTTCATTAGCATCATGGGATTTGGCATTAAGACAATCATTCCACAAACATGTAAgtattcttcctttttcttttacattgtgattaaaaataaacttaGAAACTATTTTGTTTGGTAAAGCAATTATATCGAAGGCAAGTATAACCATTGTATGTGTTAGTTTTACTTGTAATGCAAGTGTGTAGTAGATATTTTGGTATTGCAACTATGCGCAGATGTTTGTTGAAAGCTAATGTTAGTGTTATTAAGCACACATTTAATTTCGAATCTACAAAGTTGTTGTATGTATAACTTGTAGTCTTTATCGTCCTACGAAGGACAGtcaaatgaaacgaaagaagttCGTGCCAAATGTACCGGGTTATGTCGGGTAATATTACCCGATGGATCGACTACGGTTGTGCCAACTAGCCAAATGGAGAGTATTAAAGATGTGGTTACGCGCCTCCTTGATAAAAGAGCTCTTCGATATTCTAACTATGACGTTCTAATCCTTGCTACAGATGAGGTTTGTGAtctcttgtatttatttaatgcatCTTTTAAGATTATCGCtcaaaactaataaaataatttgttgacGTTAAACATGCTATTTATAGGACGTGCTTCTTTCTTGCACATAGTCTGATTGAATGAAATGATAAGGTTGAATGGTATAACGATTGTAGGAGATTATTGTTTTATGAGAATTGTTATGCATGCATTTCTGGCGTAGCTTTTGTAGTTGGGCACATTTGCATTAAACTTgatgtaaaatatacgtattttatgTATGCCGTACACGCATAATTTATAATCTAGTATAAACAATCCAATCGAAACGAACATTCGTTGTACTTGTTATTACCTATACAGTATTAATAtctgaaaatgataaaaaatttcttgtgTTTTCAGACCATAGATACAAAATATCCATCATCGGTACTGGCTGGTCAAGAAGTGGAAGTTGTACCaacgaaaatattaaaagtcgATTTACCTTCCCGTCGAGTGATAACTGTGATTGCACATAAAGGCAGAACTCTTAAAGATGTACTAAGGCCACTTCTAAATAAGTATGgttttaatttagaaactaTTACTGTATGGAGTGAAAACCACCGTGTTTGTACGGATGTACAGGCTATTGATGCTCCTGCAAGGCTAATTTTGACTAACATAAAGGATCAaggtaataaaaatgttggaatataataagttataagaaattggtaaaaaattaactgttgaaataatttgaGGGGAAACATTTTTGTAGATCCACAGAAAGAATTGAACACAGTTAAATACACTCATGATGGATCAAATTCTCAATCCACTCTAGACGAAATCACAAATAGAGTATTTGAAGAGCTTTTGGTGGGCAAAGGCGCGAGTAAATATCATTACAATGATGGTTCATGTAAGgtaagaaatgaatttatttatctaaataattatctgaaaaaattaattgctttttatttatgggttcttttattttctgggATATAGTCTGACGATCAACGTTCTGAGGGTTCCTCTATCTTGCCAAGtaaattttttcttcgagATTCTACAATGCatggaaaaaagaaggtaTGGTAGATGcctgttattttatatgtcTACTTACATTCAGTGTACATGTTACTTTTGAAGAGCGATTTTTATATatccatatattttaatgttaaagGGAGGGAAGCCTAAATGtaatatgaatgaaaaaagCAACGTGAACGATTATGTTTCCGAAGAAACTGCCAAATCTCATCCTCCTTTAATAGCAAAATGGCGGAACGGGGTAAAACTGCAATTACCGGGAAAATTCGACGGCGAAggtaaattatatatcatagTACGTGAATAGTATTGCTAATAATACAATTAGAAATATCTGCGATTCTTTATTCAAGTATAggatgatatttatatttatatttatagatttatacgAAGGTTTAAAACGGGCACAAAGATCTAGATTAGAAGATCAGAGAGGCACAGAGATCAATTTTGAATTGCCAGACTTTTTAAAGgtaaacaaaaaacgaaacttATATGTTCTGGggtataataatacgtatttttttaatggtaccaaacattttcataaaGCATATTGTCAGTTATCGTAGTAacgtttttaaatacatttcatttttgaaatttttattatgcgtTGCGTTTCGACCCTTAAAGCTATGAAATTACTGATCAGAACAAGGAAAATGGTAAGCCGACGGATCGCAACAAAGTTCGAAGACCTAGGATAATATCTACCAATTGCGAAGCAAATGCCAAGTTTTACAGTTCGATTCACGAACGACAAAACTGTGGCGGACATGATCAAAATacgacaacaacaacaacaacacctATAACAACATCAACCGCAACgacgacgttggcttcagcaAA containing:
- the LOC132911792 gene encoding uncharacterized protein LOC132911792 isoform X1, producing MHQNRKKKKRVNYGVRAVEVLRGMKGFGFTISGQQPCILSCIVPGSPADIAGLRAGDYLVSVNGHNVSKLPHDDVVQLIGRSKGILKLQIAENYYSDSSDEEGVTAVRCKPKYIHKPRASNMGALQLQCRVAKVVRDLQSGAMFDVAGKTPPELQSHGTYCNLHYHWDMSSPLPPPPPPASHKRDSEKIVHRTVVGYLGTIDIPNQLHPSCMMQVLRKCIKRLKAEKRNPTTVLLTIHVANIKLTNSENRVIAEYPSYRIIFCNSFSEQDKQYFGILTKSVKDKENIVSNSCHVFTIYYKLIDHIVHSSVCNIFGFTCTKTSELNVCQEFPDSCNGLIGAIQTLYISDSTATDTNPYNEMRRHQETASPQPSNISTSTAHSSNSDSGIGYKDDCTSRSDKNIVQNIPRRRCPTLEYRDACEYSSRSYGNEAVDLRLTVRAVSKTCWNETNKLCKDSLELPRENVMFNDFCNGISTCSEAIENSDMNSDMNSDIQKGTKRGDLPTCPLPSASTVKQGLLSSSVGSLVSVCTTAMLHGLKDPVETPGDAAINSQSQLLGLTRLAESKEIDVPDKFSPKVFSGISKSLVHSFEDLNTSMDYVRPLCQTYSDKSDNSRPWGSLQEIRNVGSCAQNICLHGSTQLCDKNTDCKNIHAWANGFEKLLEDPKGLQTFAEFLKKEFSHENIYFWAACERYKDTKDVTTRRKLANQIYQRHLSTTAAEPVNVDSHATGQITQELLSEAPADLFLQFVFYFQAQKQVFNLMKFDSYPRFLRSDLYRRCVETGNSITGVEDCDLNLTSSPSVKLKKSHSDAEDRCRKSILPWNRKNRSKSKDRGESEYNKGPNRNETIYKSFTTMKREAEGNNNDDSISISSSRSSLASWDLALRQSFHKHSLSSYEGQSNETKEVRAKCTGLCRVILPDGSTTVVPTSQMESIKDVVTRLLDKRALRYSNYDVLILATDETIDTKYPSSVLAGQEVEVVPTKILKVDLPSRRVITVIAHKGRTLKDVLRPLLNKYGFNLETITVWSENHRVCTDVQAIDAPARLILTNIKDQDPQKELNTVKYTHDGSNSQSTLDEITNRVFEELLVGKGASKYHYNDGSCKSDDQRSEGSSILPSKFFLRDSTMHGKKKGGKPKCNMNEKSNVNDYVSEETAKSHPPLIAKWRNGVKLQLPGKFDGEDLYEGLKRAQRSRLEDQRGTEINFELPDFLKNKENGKPTDRNKVRRPRIISTNCEANAKFYSSIHERQNCGGHDQNTTTTTTTPITTSTATTTLASAKNGDLDKRFHVLATGKELQNLDHCEQSSYSNNKRLFKDVFNNRDTSNGVVKPKPKVRRLIGMATRRFSYPEPVSPSTDKENNSPHGTSPQKVVGTRKTRHPLEDCDPNSQDSGYGASFIEREEKSRRDRFRFAEPLAVAPRRMSVESRSPMESPVRSSPHRARIARCSLFRSFSSGYESMDDGFNDLVDTENLDDATQLPNGISTLLCGNIVGAEIANTPTNPDSSNQSTPEYSRTYCGTGRTFRRSLSLQYEKENQKTSSLSKVRSCLFRSPNANSSTKTLDFDDGSPLATTIPVARRRRITEIINENTDADTFNLPFARGSKRSEPLMNESPRLVKKSRRSRNFFEVVKDCSSSEAMMFEMPKCRSLQKSLSTSGIETAAVIETISTEMEIEMKMETDIEMETEPEIGAEVEVSSELDAHAHIKSAIHRSVTDTDLTGDFSKPCILPLAVGHHEDLKSISVDTLAALIRGEFNDRINSFEIVDCRYPYEFDAGHIQGALNLYSKDLIEQSLLDPLQNTPEIEPDTSKRNILVFHCEFSWERGPNLSRFLRNLDRQRNKEYYPALYYPEVYLLHGGYEQFYKEQKELCSPQGYRPMRHPDHQDDLKQFRSKSKSWQGERLRFSGCATRSNLKRLGF